In one Moritella sp. 5 genomic region, the following are encoded:
- the carA gene encoding glutamine-hydrolyzing carbamoyl-phosphate synthase small subunit — MEVVLSNIALLVLEDGTVFRGVSIGAEGHSVGEVVFNTSMTGYQEILTDPSYSRQIVTLTYPHIGNTGTNDEDAESSDVHACGLIIRDLPLITSNFRNQQSLTDYLKERNVVGIADIDTRKLTRILREKGAQAGCIIAGENLDETHALELAKAFPGLKGMDLAKEVTVKESYEWNQGSWTLMGGLPADATDSRFHVVAYDYGVKRNILRMLVDRGCRLTVVPAQTPAKDVLALNPDGVFLSNGPGDPEPCDYAITAIKEILTTDIPVFGICLGHQLLALASGAKTLKMKFGHHGANHPVKDMERDVVMITAQNHGFAVDQTTLPENLVMTHKSLFDDSLQGIHRTDKAAFSFQGHPEASPGPHDAAPLFDHFIELMEKSMEKSKA, encoded by the coding sequence TTGGAGGTTGTCTTGAGTAATATCGCCTTGTTGGTGTTGGAAGACGGAACAGTTTTCCGTGGTGTGTCTATCGGTGCAGAAGGTCATTCGGTAGGTGAAGTGGTTTTTAATACTTCAATGACTGGTTATCAAGAAATATTAACCGATCCTTCCTATTCTCGCCAAATCGTTACTCTTACTTACCCACATATCGGAAACACCGGTACAAATGATGAAGATGCAGAGTCTTCAGATGTCCATGCTTGTGGACTAATCATTCGAGATCTTCCGTTAATCACTTCTAACTTCCGTAATCAACAATCACTCACTGACTATTTAAAAGAACGTAATGTTGTTGGTATCGCTGATATTGATACACGTAAACTTACACGTATTTTACGTGAAAAAGGTGCGCAAGCGGGTTGTATCATCGCAGGTGAAAACTTAGATGAAACACACGCATTGGAACTTGCTAAAGCTTTCCCTGGCTTAAAAGGCATGGATTTAGCGAAAGAAGTGACCGTTAAAGAATCATACGAATGGAACCAGGGTAGCTGGACATTAATGGGTGGTTTACCTGCTGATGCTACAGACTCTCGCTTCCACGTAGTTGCTTATGATTATGGTGTTAAGCGCAATATCTTACGTATGTTAGTTGATCGCGGCTGCCGTCTAACGGTTGTACCTGCACAAACGCCTGCGAAAGACGTACTCGCGTTAAATCCGGATGGTGTGTTCTTATCAAACGGCCCTGGTGATCCAGAACCGTGTGATTATGCAATCACAGCAATTAAAGAAATTTTGACTACAGATATTCCTGTATTTGGTATTTGTTTAGGCCACCAATTACTTGCATTAGCAAGTGGTGCTAAAACATTAAAAATGAAGTTCGGTCATCACGGTGCTAACCACCCTGTAAAAGACATGGAGCGTGACGTAGTAATGATTACGGCGCAAAATCATGGTTTCGCGGTAGATCAAACAACGTTACCTGAAAATCTAGTAATGACGCACAAGTCATTATTTGATGACTCTTTACAAGGTATTCATCGTACTGATAAAGCCGCATTTAGCTTCCAAGGTCACCCTGAAGCAAGTCCTGGTCCACACGATGCAGCTCCACTTTTCGATCACTTTATAGAGTTGATGGAAAAGAGTATGGAAAAAAGCAAAGCCTAA
- the dapB gene encoding 4-hydroxy-tetrahydrodipicolinate reductase gives MGQAVRIAVMGCNGRMGRTILEAIQDSDGTAVVGAAIERPECNFLGADVGELAGLGSLGVKVVSSLADVANDFDVIVDFTAPEATLQHLEFAVANNKKIVIGTTGFSDEQKQLIHDAGNTTGVVFAPNMSVGVNVMFKLLEMAAKVMGDYTDIEIIEGHHRYKVDAPSGTALGMGEVIADTLGRDLKKVAVYGREGNTGERDRETIGFSTIRAGDLVGEHTAMFADIGERIEITHKASSRMTFAKGAIRASVWVFSQDQGLYTMQDVLDLKS, from the coding sequence ATGGGACAAGCAGTAAGAATCGCGGTGATGGGTTGTAATGGCCGCATGGGCCGTACGATTTTAGAAGCCATTCAAGATAGTGATGGCACAGCCGTTGTTGGAGCAGCAATCGAACGTCCTGAGTGTAACTTCTTAGGCGCAGATGTTGGCGAGTTAGCGGGTCTAGGTTCACTGGGCGTTAAAGTCGTCAGCAGCCTTGCTGACGTGGCGAATGATTTTGATGTTATTGTCGACTTTACTGCGCCAGAAGCAACGTTGCAGCATCTTGAGTTTGCGGTTGCGAATAATAAAAAAATAGTGATTGGTACAACGGGTTTTAGTGACGAACAAAAACAACTGATTCATGATGCCGGTAATACGACAGGTGTGGTATTTGCGCCAAACATGAGTGTTGGTGTTAATGTAATGTTTAAACTGTTAGAAATGGCAGCCAAGGTCATGGGTGACTACACTGACATTGAGATCATTGAAGGTCATCACCGTTATAAAGTGGATGCACCGTCTGGTACTGCATTGGGCATGGGCGAAGTAATTGCTGATACATTAGGCCGTGATTTGAAAAAAGTAGCTGTGTATGGCCGCGAAGGTAATACCGGTGAGCGTGATCGCGAAACTATTGGCTTTTCTACTATTCGTGCGGGTGACTTAGTGGGTGAGCATACTGCTATGTTTGCTGATATCGGCGAGCGCATTGAAATTACACATAAAGCATCAAGCCGTATGACATTTGCAAAAGGTGCTATACGTGCATCAGTTTGGGTTTTTTCCCAAGATCAAGGTTTGTATACAATGCAAGATGTACTTGACCTTAAATCTTAA
- a CDS encoding FKBP-type peptidyl-prolyl cis-trans isomerase, which yields MSEFATSEQKGSYGIGLQMGQQLAANPFEGLDISAVQAGLADAFAGLESKVSNEELNDAFKLIHEKLEAEKAEKSKIFAAEGEKFLSENSEREEVTVTESGLQYEVIARGDIEQKPTAESTVRVHYHGMLTDGTVFDSSVERGQPAEFPVGGVIAGWTEALQLMNVGDKFKLSIPHNLAYGEQGAGAAIGPFQALVFEVELLDII from the coding sequence ATGTCTGAATTTGCAACAAGTGAACAAAAAGGTAGTTACGGTATTGGTCTACAAATGGGTCAACAGCTTGCAGCTAACCCATTCGAAGGTCTAGATATTTCAGCTGTTCAAGCTGGTCTTGCTGATGCGTTCGCTGGCCTAGAAAGCAAAGTGAGCAATGAAGAGCTAAACGATGCTTTTAAACTTATCCATGAAAAATTAGAAGCTGAAAAAGCTGAAAAATCTAAAATTTTTGCTGCTGAAGGTGAAAAATTCTTATCTGAAAATTCAGAACGTGAAGAAGTAACTGTAACTGAATCTGGTCTACAGTACGAAGTTATCGCACGTGGTGACATCGAGCAAAAACCAACTGCAGAATCTACAGTACGTGTTCACTACCATGGCATGCTAACTGACGGTACTGTATTTGACAGCTCTGTTGAACGTGGTCAACCTGCAGAATTCCCAGTTGGCGGCGTTATCGCTGGTTGGACTGAAGCACTACAACTAATGAACGTTGGTGATAAATTCAAACTATCTATCCCACACAACCTTGCTTATGGCGAACAGGGCGCAGGCGCTGCAATCGGTCCATTCCAAGCACTAGTATTTGAAGTAGAACTATTAGACATCATCTAA
- a CDS encoding ROK family protein, with protein sequence MYYGFDIGGTKIEFSVYNTALECVFNERIPAPTEDYEELLDALDTFIFKADKKFDCKGLVGIGYPGVMDPDTNTLICSNLPSLHGQDLQSDLKKRISRDVKVQNDANCFALSECYKGAAEDAEIAIAVTLGTGLGGAICINKTILSGHNFGAGEFGHMAVPGTMLQRYPELPVTHCGCGGHSCLETYCSGTGLAALYKHYKIHIDGSCNEEQALKGPDIIAAYEANEMVAVKTVTVFLDILAAALGSLIMALDPNVVVFGGGLARFEALYSKLPEKMAAYVFSNMKLPALKQAEFGGEGGVRGAALLNYK encoded by the coding sequence ATGTATTACGGTTTTGACATTGGCGGTACCAAGATAGAATTTTCGGTATATAACACAGCACTTGAATGTGTTTTTAATGAGCGGATCCCCGCACCTACCGAAGATTATGAAGAATTACTCGATGCGCTCGATACTTTTATTTTTAAAGCAGACAAGAAGTTCGATTGCAAAGGACTCGTCGGGATTGGTTATCCTGGGGTAATGGATCCTGACACGAATACATTAATTTGCTCTAATTTACCTAGCTTACATGGGCAAGATTTGCAGTCTGATTTAAAGAAACGTATTAGTCGTGATGTAAAAGTGCAAAATGACGCTAATTGTTTCGCGTTATCGGAGTGTTATAAAGGAGCGGCTGAAGACGCAGAAATTGCCATTGCAGTGACTTTAGGTACTGGCTTAGGAGGTGCGATCTGCATTAATAAAACCATCTTGTCAGGACACAATTTTGGTGCTGGTGAATTTGGTCATATGGCGGTCCCGGGTACTATGTTGCAGCGTTATCCTGAACTACCTGTCACCCACTGTGGTTGTGGTGGTCATTCTTGTTTGGAAACATATTGTTCAGGCACTGGCCTTGCTGCGTTATACAAGCATTATAAAATCCATATTGACGGTTCATGTAATGAAGAGCAAGCCTTAAAGGGGCCCGATATTATTGCTGCTTACGAAGCTAATGAAATGGTTGCCGTTAAAACTGTGACTGTGTTTTTAGATATTTTAGCCGCAGCGCTCGGGAGTCTGATTATGGCCCTTGATCCTAATGTTGTGGTATTCGGTGGCGGTTTAGCCCGTTTTGAAGCTTTGTATTCTAAACTACCTGAAAAAATGGCAGCTTATGTATTTAGTAATATGAAGTTACCTGCATTAAAACAAGCTGAATTTGGTGGTGAAGGTGGCGTGCGTGGTGCGGCACTGTTGAACTATAAATAA